One window of Candidatus Nitrospira kreftii genomic DNA carries:
- a CDS encoding putative type I restriction enzyme HindVIIP M protein: MAKKEKSGSKSDTGANLGFEAKLWQMADGLRNNMDAAEYKHVVLGLIFLKYISDAFEAKHAELEAQRNQGADPEDPDEYKAARIFWVPKEARWSHLKAKAPQPTIGTIVDDAMTAIERDNPSLKGVLPKDYARPGLDKQRLGQLINLVSDIALGAPADRAKDTLGRVYEYFLSQFASAEGKKGGQFYTPSRVVRVLVEMLAPYKGRVYDPCCGSGGMFVSSEKFIEAHSGKLGDISIYGQESNYTTWRLAKMNLAIRGIDAQIAHGDTFHNDKHPDLKADYVLANPPFNDSDWRGELLKDDKRWVYGTPPAGNANYAWVQHFIHHLAPTGIAGFVLANGSMSSNQSNEGEIRKAIIEADLVDCMVALPGQLFYSTQIPVCLWFICRDKSGKPSPGLQPPSPSGRGTRGEGYRDRRGEVLFIDARKMGTLIDRVHRELSEEDIAKIAGTYHAWRGDKGVADYEDVAGFCKAAKLDDIRKHGHVLTPGRYVGAEAVEDDGEPFEDKMKRLTATLREQQKESAKLDAAIAANLKELGYG; encoded by the coding sequence ATGGCTAAAAAAGAGAAGTCTGGTTCAAAGTCTGATACCGGTGCGAACCTGGGCTTCGAGGCTAAGCTCTGGCAGATGGCTGACGGACTCCGCAACAACATGGACGCGGCGGAGTACAAGCACGTCGTTCTGGGCCTAATCTTTCTTAAATACATCTCGGATGCATTTGAAGCCAAACACGCCGAACTCGAAGCGCAGAGGAACCAAGGCGCTGATCCGGAGGATCCTGACGAATACAAGGCCGCGAGGATCTTCTGGGTGCCAAAAGAAGCGCGCTGGTCCCATCTGAAGGCCAAGGCCCCACAGCCGACCATTGGCACGATTGTCGATGATGCGATGACGGCAATTGAGCGGGACAATCCGTCGCTCAAAGGTGTGCTACCGAAAGATTATGCTCGTCCTGGCCTCGACAAGCAGCGGCTTGGGCAACTTATCAATTTGGTGAGCGACATCGCATTGGGCGCTCCAGCCGACCGTGCGAAGGACACACTTGGCCGCGTCTACGAGTACTTTCTCTCGCAGTTCGCCAGCGCTGAGGGAAAGAAGGGCGGACAGTTTTATACGCCGTCCCGCGTCGTGCGTGTCCTCGTCGAAATGCTTGCACCCTACAAGGGTCGAGTCTATGACCCCTGCTGCGGATCAGGCGGCATGTTCGTAAGCAGCGAGAAATTCATTGAAGCGCACAGCGGCAAGCTCGGCGACATCTCCATCTATGGCCAGGAATCGAACTACACGACCTGGCGGCTTGCCAAAATGAACCTGGCCATCCGGGGGATCGACGCGCAGATTGCTCATGGAGACACGTTCCATAACGACAAACACCCAGACCTCAAAGCCGACTATGTGCTGGCGAATCCGCCCTTCAACGACAGCGACTGGCGGGGCGAGTTGCTGAAAGACGACAAGCGCTGGGTCTACGGCACACCGCCTGCGGGCAACGCCAACTATGCGTGGGTGCAGCACTTCATCCATCACCTGGCGCCGACGGGGATCGCGGGGTTTGTGTTGGCGAATGGTTCCATGTCGTCCAATCAATCCAATGAGGGGGAAATTAGGAAGGCCATCATCGAGGCTGACCTGGTGGATTGCATGGTGGCTCTCCCGGGGCAGTTGTTCTACTCAACACAGATTCCGGTGTGCCTGTGGTTCATTTGCCGCGACAAGAGCGGCAAACCCTCGCCTGGCCTTCAGCCACCCTCTCCCAGTGGGAGAGGGACTAGGGGTGAGGGATACCGAGACCGACGGGGCGAGGTATTGTTCATCGATGCGCGCAAAATGGGGACACTGATTGACCGGGTCCATCGAGAGCTCAGCGAGGAAGATATTGCGAAGATTGCCGGTACCTACCATGCCTGGCGTGGGGATAAAGGTGTTGCCGACTACGAAGACGTGGCTGGATTTTGCAAAGCTGCAAAACTCGATGACATCCGCAAGCACGGCCATGTGCTGACCCCAGGCCGTTACGTCGGCGCGGAGGCCGTCGAGGACGACGGGGAGCCGTTCGAGGACAAGATGAAGCGGCTCACCGCCACGTTGCGTGAACAACAGAAGGAATCCGCGAAGCTTGATGCCGCCATCGCCGCGAATTTGAAGGAATTGGGGTATGGGTAA
- a CDS encoding hypothetical protein (conserved protein of unknown function) → MKTRRVLPISKEQHLPAPMRGRNTGNTRGGTLIELMLALSIVGILASLAIPKYIGVLEKARVARAVPELHAFAREIKGFTISGGAYPDALAQNGRSTMLERWESPYQYDRMNCAADVEIANLAKLKLRKKKPPRVLPDHGSPATTTDWHIMLAVDTGDHRDTWSDRCIPGHSV, encoded by the coding sequence ATGAAAACTAGACGGGTGTTGCCAATCTCAAAAGAACAGCATCTTCCCGCGCCGATGCGGGGGCGTAACACCGGCAATACAAGGGGGGGTACCCTCATCGAGCTGATGCTCGCGCTGTCGATTGTTGGGATCTTGGCATCACTCGCGATTCCCAAGTACATCGGCGTTCTCGAAAAGGCACGTGTGGCCAGGGCCGTGCCCGAACTCCATGCCTTCGCCAGGGAGATCAAGGGATTCACAATTAGTGGAGGAGCATACCCGGATGCCCTGGCGCAAAACGGGCGCAGCACCATGCTGGAACGTTGGGAGAGTCCGTATCAGTACGACCGAATGAACTGTGCAGCCGACGTTGAGATTGCGAATCTTGCCAAACTGAAATTGCGTAAGAAAAAGCCCCCTCGCGTGCTTCCTGACCACGGCTCTCCTGCTACAACCACTGACTGGCATATCATGCTTGCCGTCGATACCGGCGATCATCGAGACACATGGTCAGATCGCTGTATTCCTGGCCATTCTGTCTGA
- a CDS encoding NAD-dependent dehydratase, with amino-acid sequence MKDHLTRVLVTGGAGFLGSHLCERLLQNGHDVLCVDNFYTGAKRNIAHLLENYSFELLRHDVTFPLFVEVDQIYNLACPASPIHYQSDPVQTTKVNVHGSINMLGLAKRVKATILQASTSEVYGNPIMHPQVESYWGNVNPIGPRACYDEGKRCAETLFFDYHRQHHVAIKVARIFNTYGPRMHPNDGRVVSNFIIQALEGKPLTIYGEGAQTRSFCYVDDLVDALMRLMQTPSTCTGPINMGNPHECTILELAQLIIRLTGSKSKIVSMGLPQDDPERRKPDISLAKSTLDWFPKVQLEDGLTRTIGYFEDLLRSGSISK; translated from the coding sequence ATGAAGGATCACCTTACGCGTGTGCTCGTGACCGGTGGCGCCGGGTTTCTTGGCTCACATTTATGCGAACGCCTGCTGCAAAACGGCCACGACGTTCTTTGTGTGGATAATTTCTATACGGGGGCTAAGCGAAATATTGCGCACTTGTTGGAAAATTATTCTTTTGAACTCCTTCGTCACGATGTGACGTTCCCGCTCTTTGTTGAAGTCGACCAAATCTATAACTTGGCGTGCCCGGCCTCCCCAATCCACTACCAGAGCGATCCTGTCCAGACGACGAAGGTGAATGTACACGGATCAATCAATATGCTGGGATTGGCCAAGAGAGTGAAGGCAACCATCCTTCAAGCCTCGACCTCTGAGGTGTACGGTAATCCAATCATGCATCCACAGGTCGAAAGTTATTGGGGAAATGTAAATCCCATCGGGCCACGAGCCTGTTATGACGAAGGAAAACGATGTGCTGAAACATTGTTTTTTGACTATCATCGGCAACATCACGTCGCAATAAAAGTTGCCAGGATTTTCAATACCTATGGCCCGCGGATGCATCCGAACGATGGGAGAGTCGTCTCCAACTTTATTATTCAAGCGTTGGAGGGAAAGCCTCTCACCATCTATGGAGAGGGGGCACAGACGCGCTCGTTCTGTTATGTCGATGACCTGGTCGATGCGTTGATGAGGCTGATGCAGACACCGAGCACCTGTACCGGTCCTATCAATATGGGAAATCCACATGAATGTACTATTCTGGAGTTGGCACAACTCATTATCCGACTCACCGGCTCCAAATCGAAGATAGTCAGCATGGGGCTTCCTCAGGATGATCCAGAGAGGCGGAAACCCGATATTTCTCTGGCAAAGTCCACGCTAGACTGGTTTCCAAAGGTACAGCTGGAAGATGGCCTCACGAGGACCATCGGCTATTTTGAAGACCTGCTTCGGTCAGGCTCAATCAGCAAATAG
- a CDS encoding hypothetical protein (conserved protein of unknown function), with the protein MMVYGRPLIRFCANRSSLAWLIVWLLLAPGCGDDGGGGGGFGGLGTIGGGEGTTASVYITNTGSNDVSAYSINSTTGGLAAISGSPFVDVPAPSAIAVSSNGFFAYVANSRTNKVTAFRVGTNGALLLGASTPDTPNPASVGTTPRALAISRDSRFLYVANSESDNVTAFSIGAAGVLTPIPPSTGNPNPISAGGLSPVALAISSIGRVLYVANSASNTITTFQIESSGLLTQVPQAGPGTNPVSTSVAGPTALALSSNEQFLYVTNSASNTVTAFRVETSGLLTLIQPVGSTPNPASTRGTTPNGIAVAPNGAHLYIANGGGTVSAFAIRSDGLLTLAPASGTAQNPTPPLVAGSTPTALTISQDGQFLYVVNRGGTVSAYTIASGSGTLIPLTQLLGNPFRAGTNPSAIAISGPTL; encoded by the coding sequence ATGATGGTGTACGGAAGGCCCCTTATTCGGTTCTGTGCGAATCGATCGTCACTGGCCTGGCTCATTGTCTGGCTCTTGCTCGCGCCAGGCTGCGGCGATGATGGTGGGGGGGGAGGCGGATTCGGCGGCCTAGGAACAATCGGGGGGGGAGAGGGAACGACGGCAAGTGTCTACATCACCAATACTGGATCCAACGACGTGTCTGCCTATTCCATTAACTCAACCACCGGTGGGCTCGCGGCAATTTCCGGATCTCCGTTTGTCGATGTGCCCGCTCCTTCAGCCATCGCCGTGTCATCCAATGGGTTTTTTGCGTATGTCGCTAATAGTCGGACGAACAAGGTGACGGCCTTCCGAGTCGGTACCAATGGTGCGTTGTTGCTTGGGGCCTCGACTCCGGACACGCCCAACCCAGCTTCCGTCGGGACGACGCCACGAGCACTTGCCATTTCACGGGATTCGCGATTTCTGTATGTCGCGAATAGTGAATCCGATAACGTGACGGCCTTCAGTATTGGTGCTGCCGGGGTTCTCACACCTATTCCGCCATCGACAGGAAATCCCAATCCCATCTCCGCCGGAGGCCTGTCACCGGTCGCATTAGCGATTTCTTCAATCGGACGGGTTCTCTACGTAGCTAACAGCGCATCCAACACGATCACAACATTTCAAATTGAATCATCCGGGCTATTGACGCAAGTGCCGCAGGCTGGACCGGGAACCAATCCCGTCTCGACCAGTGTGGCAGGGCCCACTGCGCTCGCCCTGTCTTCAAACGAACAGTTTCTCTACGTGACCAACAGCGCATCCAATACGGTGACGGCGTTCCGGGTTGAAACATCAGGACTATTAACGCTGATCCAGCCGGTCGGGTCCACTCCGAATCCTGCATCGACACGTGGGACCACCCCGAACGGCATCGCCGTCGCGCCGAATGGGGCCCATCTTTATATCGCCAATGGGGGAGGGACTGTGTCGGCGTTCGCCATAAGAAGCGATGGCTTACTGACGCTGGCGCCGGCCTCAGGGACGGCGCAGAATCCTACGCCGCCGCTGGTGGCCGGGTCTACCCCAACGGCGCTCACAATCTCTCAGGATGGGCAATTCTTGTATGTGGTGAACCGGGGAGGCACCGTCTCAGCCTACACAATCGCATCCGGTTCAGGCACCTTGATCCCCCTCACACAGCTACTCGGTAATCCCTTTCGTGCAGGGACCAATCCTTCCGCAATTGCCATATCTGGCCCGACACTGTGA
- a CDS encoding hypothetical protein (conserved exported protein of unknown function): protein MNVRSLSWLTVPTLVLLAACSNSGGEDGGFESPGATARVYVANGASNNVSGYSMNPTTGALSVITGSPFSGVTNPTAIAISPNSTLAYVANQGGSVAAFTINSASGVLTAAAGSPFAAGTNPRGVVVSPNGQFLYTANGGGNVSAFTITAGNGVLTAMSGSPFGAGNGPAGIVVSPNGLFLYVANENSNDISAYTINGATGALTVVGGSPFLTGGSAPTGVDIAPNGEFLFVPNGGSNTVSVFSVNSTTGALTTVAGSPFAAGTDLRGGPVVSPNGSFLYVANGSNNNVIGFTVNGSTGALTAITGSPFAAGSIPIGVTIDSSGLFLYAADSGSGTVSAYTISTGTGALTPLNGALGNPFGAGTGPAGIATPR from the coding sequence ATGAATGTGCGATCGCTGTCATGGCTGACGGTTCCGACGCTGGTGCTTCTCGCCGCATGTTCCAACAGCGGGGGTGAAGATGGGGGATTTGAATCACCCGGCGCCACGGCACGGGTGTATGTGGCAAATGGAGCCTCCAATAATGTGTCTGGATATTCGATGAACCCGACGACGGGAGCCTTGAGCGTCATCACCGGTTCTCCCTTTTCCGGAGTGACCAACCCGACAGCCATCGCCATCTCACCAAACAGTACGCTGGCCTATGTGGCAAACCAGGGAGGGTCGGTGGCAGCCTTTACGATCAATAGTGCCAGCGGTGTGCTGACGGCGGCGGCAGGCTCACCGTTCGCAGCAGGAACCAATCCTCGTGGGGTCGTGGTGTCACCGAATGGGCAATTTCTGTACACAGCGAATGGTGGAGGAAATGTCTCGGCCTTCACCATCACGGCCGGCAACGGAGTCTTGACGGCCATGTCCGGGTCACCGTTCGGAGCAGGCAACGGTCCAGCGGGAATCGTCGTCTCGCCGAACGGACTCTTTCTCTATGTCGCGAACGAAAACTCCAATGATATTTCCGCATACACGATTAACGGAGCCACCGGAGCCTTGACGGTGGTGGGAGGCTCGCCATTTTTGACGGGTGGATCCGCCCCCACAGGCGTAGACATCGCGCCAAATGGGGAGTTCTTGTTTGTGCCCAACGGAGGGAGCAATACCGTTTCGGTCTTTTCTGTCAACAGTACGACCGGTGCCTTGACCACAGTCGCTGGATCTCCGTTTGCCGCAGGAACGGATCTGAGAGGCGGTCCGGTTGTTTCACCGAACGGATCTTTCTTGTACGTCGCCAATGGATCGAATAACAACGTAATTGGGTTTACAGTCAACGGTTCAACCGGAGCCTTGACAGCCATAACGGGCTCGCCGTTCGCCGCAGGATCTATCCCGATCGGCGTCACGATCGATTCATCCGGGCTATTCCTGTATGCAGCGGATAGCGGAAGTGGAACGGTCTCGGCCTATACAATTTCAACCGGAACCGGCGCGCTGACTCCGCTCAACGGCGCATTGGGCAATCCATTTGGCGCAGGGACCGGGCCTGCCGGCATCGCCACACCACGTTAA
- a CDS encoding hypothetical protein (conserved protein of unknown function): MVQSSLTILGSGYTAKFLVPLAEQRYTQIFSTSRNPDQHLGHLRPEQRIRFDLARSDTWSLLPVETDVLWCFPAVPLELVEQFAEFALLRARRLVVLGSTSSYDDGISADYPPPWIEETASIDSTKPRVQGEELLRTHYGAIILRVAGIYGPGRNPLDWIRTGRVNRSRKYVNLIHVEDLGTTCLAALRHAQSGEVYNVSDGQPRTWSEICESVERRWDIRSSVSDEPSPGGKRLSNNKVCELLHLDEAGLRHTNLFEALEAIQKDSLNEAGPSR; this comes from the coding sequence GTGGTGCAGTCGTCACTCACGATTCTTGGATCCGGCTATACCGCAAAGTTTCTTGTGCCACTCGCGGAGCAACGGTACACACAAATCTTTTCGACTAGCCGAAATCCGGACCAACACCTCGGCCACCTGAGGCCTGAGCAACGGATTCGATTCGATCTTGCACGATCCGATACCTGGTCACTGCTCCCGGTAGAGACCGATGTGTTATGGTGCTTTCCTGCCGTACCGCTTGAACTGGTTGAGCAGTTCGCCGAATTCGCATTGCTTCGTGCTCGCCGATTGGTCGTGCTGGGGAGCACATCCTCTTACGATGACGGCATCTCGGCCGACTACCCTCCGCCATGGATTGAGGAAACTGCCTCGATCGACTCGACCAAACCTCGTGTACAAGGCGAAGAACTATTACGAACGCATTATGGAGCCATCATATTACGAGTCGCAGGGATCTATGGCCCAGGCCGCAATCCGCTCGATTGGATTCGGACGGGACGCGTGAACCGTTCACGCAAATATGTGAATCTCATTCACGTGGAAGATCTGGGTACGACATGCCTTGCCGCTCTCAGGCATGCTCAATCAGGCGAAGTCTACAACGTGAGCGATGGGCAGCCGAGGACTTGGAGCGAGATCTGTGAATCGGTTGAACGACGCTGGGATATTCGTTCTTCTGTCTCTGATGAACCGAGTCCAGGTGGGAAACGTCTGTCGAACAATAAAGTTTGCGAGTTACTACATTTAGATGAGGCAGGTTTGCGCCACACAAATTTGTTCGAAGCTCTTGAGGCGATCCAGAAGGATTCGCTTAACGAAGCAGGGCCATCACGGTAA
- a CDS encoding hypothetical protein (conserved membrane protein of unknown function) codes for MSEQALSIGRLQHLPQVGAASPSQIPILPYGSRWSLFVSIVCACILMSALGSILWFSITVPKLQRFEEPDRALDLMVSRMMEAQDGLSRSPEWQQWLAAWTMGSKDEAYTQGIQWYRELVETTDDPLSKFRLAILLGESGREAEALAEAKRWHEHDVSAGLFEQLIVGAYGSQPLDRLQELELQSDLAEMLPSGWFYNLLSARLATRGGHHTLLATVEQQGAAKAEHVQQWIRPLMVAELMCLMIGSVMLLGILRLRGQRVDILRIHVPGVPPPWSGSTAVAVILRGGALGAITTLAFLSMPALEQSSVSALVIPLANLPLLLLAYVHLLKPAGLSFWNGFGLRITSGNYGRLACIIVSVIAAGLWGEWVLGKAAEVLNLTNHWTEWFDPNLVWASPSKLTVSVLEYVIFAPIFEEIAFRGLLYATLRRRLTFLPAAIISTSIFALAHGYSLIGFISVFWSGFLWAWIYERTGSLIPGMVAHAMNNLLVCLTVMALLR; via the coding sequence ATGAGCGAACAAGCCCTATCGATCGGACGATTGCAACACCTACCACAGGTTGGTGCCGCGAGCCCGTCGCAGATACCCATTCTACCCTATGGTTCCCGATGGTCGCTCTTTGTGAGTATCGTCTGCGCCTGCATTCTGATGTCCGCCCTCGGGAGCATCCTGTGGTTCTCGATCACAGTACCCAAACTCCAGCGATTTGAAGAACCAGATCGTGCCTTAGATTTGATGGTCAGCCGTATGATGGAGGCTCAAGACGGTCTCAGCCGCTCGCCGGAATGGCAGCAGTGGCTCGCAGCATGGACCATGGGGAGCAAGGATGAAGCATATACCCAAGGCATTCAGTGGTATCGCGAGTTAGTAGAGACGACCGATGATCCGCTCTCTAAATTCCGATTGGCGATTCTATTGGGAGAATCAGGGCGTGAAGCAGAAGCCCTTGCCGAAGCAAAGAGATGGCATGAGCATGATGTATCTGCAGGACTGTTCGAACAACTGATTGTCGGAGCCTACGGCTCTCAACCTCTCGACAGGCTCCAAGAACTGGAACTGCAATCTGACTTGGCAGAGATGCTGCCGAGTGGATGGTTCTACAATCTGCTATCAGCACGGTTGGCGACGAGAGGGGGGCACCATACGTTACTGGCAACGGTTGAACAACAGGGCGCCGCCAAAGCTGAACACGTCCAACAATGGATTCGCCCGTTGATGGTGGCGGAACTGATGTGTCTGATGATCGGCTCCGTCATGCTGTTAGGTATTCTGCGGTTGCGGGGCCAGCGAGTGGACATCTTACGCATACATGTGCCTGGTGTTCCGCCACCGTGGTCCGGCAGTACTGCCGTGGCTGTCATCCTTCGTGGTGGCGCCTTAGGAGCGATTACAACCTTGGCGTTCTTGTCGATGCCAGCTCTTGAACAATCGTCAGTCAGTGCACTCGTCATCCCCTTGGCCAACCTCCCGCTACTCCTCCTTGCGTACGTCCACTTGCTCAAACCAGCCGGTCTGTCGTTCTGGAACGGTTTTGGTCTCCGTATCACGAGCGGCAATTATGGACGCCTGGCGTGCATCATCGTCTCCGTGATTGCAGCCGGGCTCTGGGGAGAATGGGTGCTCGGGAAGGCGGCCGAGGTCCTGAATCTCACAAACCACTGGACAGAATGGTTTGATCCCAACCTCGTGTGGGCATCACCATCCAAGCTCACTGTGAGTGTATTGGAGTACGTCATCTTTGCGCCGATCTTCGAGGAAATTGCATTCCGCGGGTTGCTGTACGCAACACTTCGACGACGGCTCACATTCTTGCCCGCCGCAATCATCAGCACCAGTATCTTCGCCCTCGCACACGGCTACAGCCTCATCGGTTTCATCAGCGTGTTTTGGAGCGGCTTTCTCTGGGCCTGGATTTATGAACGGACGGGAAGCCTGATTCCAGGCATGGTGGCGCATGCGATGAACAACTTGCTGGTGTGCCTTACCGTGATGGCCCTGCTTCGTTAA
- a CDS encoding (S)-ureidoglycine--glyoxylate transaminase: protein MEHFHAPRRLLLGPGPSTVHARVLQAMSTSLVGHLDPAFLNVMNDVQAGLRHLFATMNRFTIAVSGTGSAGMEAAVVNIVEPGDAVIVGVNGVFGTRLAAIVERCGGQAIRIEVPWGQIIEPKMIAEKLQQSGPVKAVALVHAETSTGAWQPIEAISAICRKHHTLLIVDAVTSLGGIPVEVDQWGIDVCYSATQKCLSCPPGLAPLTLNERALSVVKNRRTPCQSWYLDLSLIADYWTEHNRAYHHTAPISMLYALREALRVIEEEGLPCRFARHRLNSRALLAGLMAIGLDPLPSSDDRLPTLLCVTVPSSIDEGAVRSQLLERFGIEIGGGLGPLKGKVWRIGLMGESSTEANVLTLLNALEEIGIQRGWVSTPGIALQAAAHTYSVGR from the coding sequence ATGGAACATTTTCATGCGCCACGACGGCTGTTGCTGGGACCTGGTCCCAGTACGGTGCACGCTCGTGTACTGCAAGCCATGTCGACGTCGCTTGTTGGACATCTGGACCCTGCATTCTTGAATGTGATGAACGATGTTCAAGCGGGTTTGCGTCATCTCTTTGCGACGATGAATCGTTTTACGATTGCTGTCTCCGGAACCGGATCCGCTGGTATGGAGGCAGCGGTGGTCAATATCGTAGAACCTGGCGATGCCGTGATTGTAGGCGTCAACGGTGTCTTCGGCACCCGACTTGCGGCCATCGTCGAGCGTTGCGGGGGGCAGGCCATTCGGATCGAGGTGCCTTGGGGGCAGATTATCGAACCGAAGATGATTGCCGAGAAGCTCCAACAATCAGGGCCGGTGAAGGCGGTCGCACTCGTCCATGCCGAAACCTCCACAGGCGCATGGCAGCCGATTGAAGCGATCAGCGCGATTTGTCGGAAACATCATACCCTCCTGATTGTCGATGCGGTGACATCCCTGGGGGGAATCCCCGTCGAAGTTGATCAATGGGGCATCGATGTCTGCTACAGCGCCACACAAAAATGTCTCAGTTGTCCGCCAGGCTTAGCCCCCTTGACCCTGAATGAACGAGCACTCTCCGTGGTCAAGAATCGACGAACTCCCTGCCAGAGTTGGTATTTGGACCTGTCTCTGATCGCAGACTATTGGACGGAGCACAATCGGGCCTATCATCACACAGCGCCGATCTCGATGTTGTATGCTCTTCGTGAAGCGTTGCGAGTGATTGAGGAGGAAGGGCTTCCTTGCCGGTTCGCACGCCATCGCCTGAACAGCCGTGCATTGCTGGCCGGACTCATGGCAATTGGCCTCGATCCTCTACCTTCTTCCGATGACCGACTCCCCACGTTGCTCTGCGTCACCGTTCCGTCATCGATAGATGAGGGTGCCGTCCGCTCTCAATTGCTTGAACGATTCGGTATTGAGATCGGTGGAGGTCTCGGGCCGCTCAAGGGAAAAGTGTGGCGGATTGGCCTCATGGGAGAATCGTCTACGGAAGCGAATGTGCTCACTCTGTTGAATGCGCTCGAAGAGATCGGTATTCAGCGTGGGTGGGTGTCGACTCCTGGAATTGCCCTGCAGGCAGCAGCCCACACCTATAGCGTAGGACGGTAA
- a CDS encoding putative Imidazolonepropionase — protein MTIAIYHARLIDGTGAVHERATLVVRGSKISAVGPSRTLTIPKGARRINGRGLTILPGLIDCHVHLCLGGEADVVGALESEHPSLTLLKSASYAKATLNAGFTTVRDVGARDHSIFALKQAVDSGLLPGPRIIGAGLAICMIGGHARFIGQEVEGTEQVRQAVLEQIAAGAGVIKVIASGGVLTPGTSPDQAQMTMEELSAAVDAARQAEKKVAAHAHGASGMRNAILAGVRSIEHATLLDEEAGTLMKRYGVYMVPTLSALATTAACRPSCGIPESALDKAKAMTKRHKVSFKSAHQGGISIAMGTDAGTPFNYHGENAQELERMVALGMTTMEAIVASTATAARLIGIQDSVGRLTRGMEADLVILKGNPLQRIDVLRDGDRILGVMRGGRFVSGPLAQA, from the coding sequence GTGACGATTGCTATTTATCACGCGCGGCTGATCGATGGGACCGGGGCGGTGCATGAACGCGCGACGCTGGTGGTGCGCGGCTCTAAGATCTCGGCGGTTGGTCCAAGCAGGACCCTGACGATTCCCAAAGGGGCAAGACGTATCAACGGACGGGGTCTCACGATTCTCCCAGGACTCATCGACTGTCACGTTCATCTTTGCTTGGGGGGAGAAGCGGATGTCGTTGGTGCATTGGAGTCAGAGCATCCTTCTCTCACGTTACTCAAGTCCGCCAGCTATGCGAAGGCGACGCTGAATGCAGGCTTTACCACGGTACGCGACGTGGGAGCTCGTGACCATTCGATCTTCGCTCTCAAACAAGCAGTTGATTCAGGTCTTCTGCCCGGGCCGCGCATCATTGGTGCCGGTCTGGCCATCTGCATGATCGGTGGGCATGCGCGTTTCATCGGTCAAGAGGTGGAGGGGACCGAGCAAGTTCGGCAAGCAGTCTTGGAACAGATTGCGGCTGGTGCCGGAGTCATTAAAGTCATTGCCTCAGGAGGAGTTCTGACACCCGGTACCTCTCCGGATCAAGCCCAGATGACGATGGAGGAATTGTCTGCGGCCGTCGATGCCGCGCGACAGGCTGAGAAGAAAGTCGCGGCCCATGCGCACGGCGCTTCCGGTATGAGGAACGCAATTCTTGCCGGTGTGCGTTCGATCGAGCATGCGACGTTGCTGGATGAAGAGGCCGGCACACTCATGAAGCGATACGGCGTCTATATGGTCCCCACCCTTTCAGCCCTGGCGACCACAGCAGCCTGCCGGCCCAGTTGTGGGATCCCGGAAAGTGCGCTGGACAAAGCCAAGGCCATGACGAAGCGCCACAAGGTCAGCTTTAAATCTGCGCATCAGGGGGGCATCTCTATTGCGATGGGCACCGATGCCGGTACCCCGTTCAACTATCATGGAGAGAATGCGCAAGAACTCGAACGGATGGTGGCGCTCGGCATGACGACGATGGAAGCCATCGTCGCCTCGACGGCTACGGCAGCTCGATTGATCGGGATTCAGGATTCGGTCGGAAGACTGACCAGAGGAATGGAGGCTGATCTTGTCATCCTGAAAGGCAACCCCCTTCAACGAATCGACGTGCTGCGGGACGGTGACCGAATCCTTGGAGTCATGCGCGGAGGCCGATTCGTGTCGGGCCCTCTTGCCCAGGCCTAA